The proteins below are encoded in one region of Micromonospora yangpuensis:
- a CDS encoding TetR/AcrR family transcriptional regulator: protein MTRRAVEIRLDSLLRTACDVIAERGLANTRTADVAQAAGVSQALVFYHFTSKERLLARAFEYAVEQDLARLDAVLRSTATPLVKLRRILRLAPPSGRSIPWAMWIDGWSESLRTPELEKVSRRLDLRWRTDLAAVISAGVADGTFQCTDPAGAAWRINAVMDGLAVQFAVHDRVISRRQYAEWTRLVTARELGLDPAQLD from the coding sequence GTGACGAGACGTGCGGTCGAGATCCGCCTGGATTCCCTGCTGCGCACCGCCTGCGACGTGATCGCCGAACGCGGCCTGGCCAACACCCGCACGGCCGACGTGGCCCAGGCCGCCGGGGTCAGCCAGGCGCTGGTCTTCTACCACTTCACCAGCAAGGAACGCCTGCTCGCGCGGGCCTTCGAGTACGCCGTCGAGCAGGATCTGGCCCGGCTCGACGCGGTGCTGCGCTCCACCGCCACCCCCCTGGTCAAGCTCAGGCGGATCCTGCGACTCGCCCCGCCGTCCGGCCGGTCCATCCCCTGGGCGATGTGGATCGACGGCTGGTCGGAGTCACTGCGTACCCCGGAGTTGGAGAAGGTCTCCCGCCGGTTGGACCTGCGCTGGCGCACGGACCTGGCCGCGGTCATCTCCGCCGGGGTGGCCGACGGCACCTTCCAGTGCACCGACCCGGCCGGCGCCGCCTGGCGGATCAACGCGGTGATGGACGGCCTCGCCGTGCAGTTCGCCGTGCACGACCGGGTGATCTCCCGCCGGCAGTACGCCGAGTGGACCCGCCTGGTCACCGCCCGCGAGCTGGGCCTGGACCCCGCCCAGCTCGACTGA